In the genome of Amyelois transitella isolate CPQ chromosome 25, ilAmyTran1.1, whole genome shotgun sequence, one region contains:
- the LOC106137118 gene encoding uncharacterized protein LOC106137118: protein MTKTLKGNARLCRLEAICWPTDSHGVQQELNLRYLEPSAKTFIYTCALWTSFSQRSYDALRVQYNNTFRALFRLPRYCSASGMFADAAIDDFYAIMRKKSLSLIRRVRGSGNRVLRMIADRMDAAVFRRFTELHVTR, encoded by the coding sequence ATGACCAAGACATTGAAAGGGAACGCAAGGCTCTGTCGATTAGAGGCAATATGTTGGCCCACAGATTCACATGGTGTACAACAGGAGTTAAACTTACGTTATTTAGAGCCTTCTGCCAAAACTTTTATCTACACCTGTGCTCTGTGGACCAGCTTTTCGCAGAGGTCGTACGATGCTCTGCGCGTCCAATATAATAACACCTTTAGGGCCCTGTTTCGGCTCCCCCGCTACTGCAGTGCATCAGGCATGTTCGCAGATGCAGCGATAGATGACTTCTACGCAATCATGCGCAAGAAGTCGCTATCGCTCATACGCAGGGTCAGGGGGAGCGGGAACAGAGTCCTGAGGATGATAGCAGACAGGATGGACGCAGCGGTCTTCAGGAGGTTCACTGAGTTACATGTGACGAGGTGA
- the LOC106137152 gene encoding DNA-directed RNA polymerases I, II, and III subunit RPABC5 — MIIPVRCFTCGKVIGNKWETYLGLLQAEYTEGDALDALGLKRYCCRRMLLGHVDLIEKLLNYAPLEK; from the exons ATGATCATCCCTGTGAGATGTTTTACCTGCGGGAAGGTGATCGGGAACAAATGGGAGACATACTTAGGGTTATTACAAGCTGAATATACGGAAGG TGACGCCTTGGATGCACTGGGTCTGAAAAGGTACTGCTGCCGAAGAATGCTGTTGGGACATGTGGACCTCATTGAGAAACTACTCAACTACGCACCTTTGGAAAAGTAA